From the genome of Sulfurovum riftiae, one region includes:
- a CDS encoding AAA family ATPase, whose protein sequence is MKASNITKVIDKLIDKQLPVFIWGAPGIGKSSIVKQISEAKELEFLDLRLSLLDPTDLKGIPFFNADTKEGVWAKPSFLPSDPESKGILFLDEINTAPPAVQASAYQLILDRRVGEYELPKGWSIIAAGNRENDRGVVYKMPPPLANRFVHFEMEVNFEDWKSWAYRNGIEAAIIAFLAYDKSMLFTFDPLSNEKSFATPRSWEYVDSIVKSGIDTELILDSISGAVGREAAVGYLSFKKVMKELPDLVTILDGTLTVLEEDDPKVMMALAIGLVNAVKEDQSDEAIDNVLSFSLQLPGEFSIMLIKDMQQNGIDVEGSSEWGAWVKKFAYLLS, encoded by the coding sequence ATGAAAGCATCAAATATCACCAAGGTCATCGACAAATTGATAGACAAGCAGCTCCCCGTATTCATTTGGGGTGCACCGGGCATCGGAAAATCTTCCATCGTCAAGCAGATCTCGGAGGCAAAAGAGCTGGAGTTCCTCGATCTTCGTCTCTCTCTGCTTGACCCGACAGACCTTAAAGGGATACCTTTTTTCAATGCGGATACCAAAGAGGGTGTCTGGGCAAAACCCAGCTTCCTTCCTTCAGACCCCGAGAGCAAAGGCATTCTCTTTCTCGATGAGATCAATACCGCACCTCCTGCCGTACAGGCTTCAGCCTATCAGCTCATTCTTGACAGGCGGGTAGGGGAGTATGAACTGCCCAAAGGCTGGAGTATCATTGCTGCGGGTAACCGTGAGAATGACAGGGGTGTGGTCTATAAAATGCCTCCGCCGCTTGCCAACCGTTTCGTACACTTCGAGATGGAGGTCAATTTTGAAGACTGGAAGAGTTGGGCATACAGGAATGGTATCGAAGCAGCCATCATCGCTTTTCTTGCCTATGACAAGTCGATGCTCTTTACGTTCGATCCGCTTTCCAATGAGAAGAGTTTTGCAACTCCGAGGTCATGGGAGTATGTCGACAGTATTGTAAAATCCGGTATAGACACAGAATTGATATTAGATAGTATTAGTGGTGCTGTAGGGCGTGAGGCGGCAGTAGGGTATCTGAGTTTCAAGAAGGTAATGAAAGAACTTCCTGACCTTGTTACCATTCTGGATGGCACCCTGACAGTATTGGAAGAGGATGACCCAAAGGTAATGATGGCCCTGGCTATCGGACTGGTGAATGCAGTGAAAGAAGACCAAAGCGATGAGGCGATCGATAATGTACTTTCCTTCTCTCTGCAGCTTCCAGGCGAATTCTCCATTATGCTTATCAAAGATATGCAGCAGAACGGTATCGATGTGGAAGGCTCTTCAGAGTGGGGTGCCTGGGTGAAGAAATTTGCCTATCTTCTAAGCTGA
- a CDS encoding VOC family protein → MEKTEGVQMEITLNHTIINAKDNVASAKFYERIFGFTFIKEWGHFAVLKVNSTLTFDFLTKEKFSKQHYAFKVTEAQFDAIFERIRQENIPYGSDPYDRENGTINHHYGGRGVYFPDPNGHILEIITADYILD, encoded by the coding sequence ATGGAAAAAACAGAAGGAGTGCAGATGGAGATCACCCTGAATCATACGATCATCAATGCAAAAGACAATGTTGCATCCGCAAAGTTTTATGAACGGATCTTTGGTTTTACCTTCATAAAGGAGTGGGGACACTTTGCCGTACTTAAAGTCAACTCCACTTTGACATTCGACTTTCTCACAAAAGAAAAATTCTCAAAACAGCATTATGCATTCAAAGTGACCGAAGCACAGTTCGATGCGATATTTGAACGTATCAGGCAGGAGAACATCCCTTACGGTAGTGATCCGTACGATAGGGAGAATGGCACAATAAACCATCATTACGGGGGAAGAGGGGTCTATTTCCCTGACCCGAACGGACATATTCTGGAGATCATTACAGCAGACTACATTCTGGATTGA
- a CDS encoding metal ABC transporter permease, with protein MIEALSYDFVQHAIIAGILVSFAAGIIGSLIVVNRMVFLAGGIAHTSYGGIGLAVYFGLPIFLGASLFAVGAALLIATLTMKSRHRIDTFIGLIWAVGMAIGVIFVDLTPGYNVDLMSYLFGSILAVNTEDLYFMGGLLAVILFVITFGYRHILAVSYDSEYAALRGVNVRFYYTLILILSALTVVVAIKVVGLILVIAMLTIPVYIAEKLSNSLFSMMLLSGAIATLFTLVGLWFSYTYNLTSGASIILVSAASLGLFLLFFGKKTQ; from the coding sequence ATGATCGAAGCCCTCTCCTATGACTTCGTCCAGCATGCCATCATTGCAGGCATCCTCGTCAGCTTCGCTGCTGGGATCATCGGTTCGCTCATCGTGGTCAACCGCATGGTCTTCCTTGCCGGAGGGATCGCACATACCTCATACGGAGGTATCGGGCTTGCGGTCTATTTCGGCCTGCCTATTTTTCTGGGTGCCTCTCTTTTTGCCGTAGGTGCAGCTTTGCTCATTGCCACGTTGACCATGAAGAGCCGTCACCGTATCGATACTTTCATCGGGCTTATCTGGGCGGTGGGTATGGCCATAGGGGTCATCTTCGTAGACCTGACCCCCGGCTACAACGTCGACCTTATGAGTTATCTTTTCGGTTCCATCCTTGCGGTCAACACCGAAGACCTCTACTTCATGGGCGGTCTGCTTGCAGTGATCCTCTTTGTCATCACGTTCGGATACCGGCACATCCTTGCCGTCTCCTACGACAGTGAATATGCTGCACTGCGTGGGGTGAATGTAAGGTTCTACTATACCCTCATCCTGATCCTCTCTGCATTGACGGTCGTGGTCGCCATCAAAGTGGTCGGGCTCATCCTGGTCATCGCCATGCTCACCATTCCTGTCTATATTGCGGAAAAGCTTTCCAACAGTCTTTTTTCCATGATGCTGCTTTCAGGGGCCATAGCCACCCTCTTCACGCTTGTAGGTCTCTGGTTCTCCTATACCTACAACCTGACTTCGGGAGCATCCATCATTCTGGTATCTGCCGCATCACTGGGACTGTTCCTTCTCTTTTTTGGAAAGAAAACACAATGA
- a CDS encoding metal ABC transporter ATP-binding protein, translating to MAVIEIRDLTFAYDKDIVLENVNLTVEEKDFLAIIGPNGGGKSTLLKLILGVNKIQQGTIRVLGEAPHKNLSAIGYVPQNTNINTDFPIKVIEVVLMGHVGEKKPLFGYGKDEIACAMGALTQVGMQDYAQSKIGSLSGGQRQRVMIARALCAHPQILILDEPTSSIDIKGQKEIYELLKMLNENITIIVVSHDISVILEYANKAAHVNRQLSFHDISDKKQTFHTHGDQEHFCEIELLQMLGAEHCDTCTSTGSATDTTVPEPVEGVEAEEVKWREQK from the coding sequence ATGGCAGTCATCGAGATACGGGACCTTACCTTCGCCTACGATAAAGATATCGTCCTGGAAAATGTGAACCTCACTGTGGAGGAAAAAGATTTTCTGGCGATCATCGGTCCCAATGGAGGCGGGAAATCCACCCTGCTCAAGCTTATACTCGGCGTGAACAAAATACAACAGGGAACGATCAGGGTCCTGGGAGAAGCACCACACAAAAACCTCTCCGCTATCGGTTATGTTCCCCAGAATACCAACATCAATACAGATTTCCCCATCAAGGTCATCGAGGTCGTACTCATGGGACATGTCGGCGAGAAGAAACCGCTGTTTGGTTACGGAAAAGACGAGATCGCCTGCGCCATGGGTGCCCTGACACAGGTAGGCATGCAGGACTATGCACAGAGCAAGATCGGCTCACTCTCAGGTGGCCAGAGACAGCGGGTCATGATCGCCAGAGCACTTTGTGCACACCCTCAGATACTTATTTTGGACGAGCCTACCTCCAGTATCGATATCAAGGGGCAAAAAGAGATCTACGAACTGCTCAAGATGCTCAATGAAAACATTACCATCATCGTGGTCAGCCATGACATCTCTGTCATACTCGAATATGCCAACAAAGCGGCTCATGTCAACAGACAGCTCTCTTTCCACGATATCAGTGACAAGAAACAGACCTTCCACACCCACGGGGACCAGGAGCATTTCTGTGAGATAGAACTGCTTCAGATGCTCGGTGCAGAGCATTGTGATACCTGTACTTCGACGGGCTCAGCAACCGACACTACGGTCCCTGAGCCTGTCGAAGGGGTTGAAGCCGAAGAAGTCAAGTGGAGGGAACAAAAATGA
- a CDS encoding metal ABC transporter solute-binding protein, Zn/Mn family — protein sequence MKRIITIFILLSTYIFSNINVVVSILPEKTFLKAIGGEKVNVALMVLPGNSPHTYEPKPSQMKEIAKADLYFAIGVEFEKVWLPKFRSLNTKMQIIDVTQGIEKLPMQAHEHHEEHAHHKHEGEHTGLDPHVWTSPANVQIIATNIFNALSKADPDNRNYYRQNLEVFMKQIAQTDQQIRNILKETPKGTKFMVFHPSWGYFAHAYGLIQLPVEVEGKSPKPRELIDLIKEARAEKIKAIFTQPEFSDAAAQTMANELKITVIKVSPLSTNWSENLLTIARSIAGKE from the coding sequence ATGAAAAGAATCATCACAATTTTTATACTTCTAAGCACTTATATATTTTCTAATATTAATGTCGTCGTCAGCATTCTTCCGGAGAAGACCTTCCTCAAGGCCATCGGCGGGGAGAAGGTAAATGTCGCTCTGATGGTACTGCCCGGAAACTCCCCGCATACCTATGAACCAAAGCCGTCACAGATGAAAGAGATCGCAAAAGCGGATCTCTATTTTGCCATTGGTGTTGAGTTCGAAAAGGTCTGGCTTCCCAAATTCAGAAGCCTCAATACAAAAATGCAGATCATCGACGTGACACAGGGCATAGAAAAACTTCCTATGCAGGCCCATGAACACCATGAAGAACACGCGCATCACAAACATGAAGGAGAACATACCGGTCTTGACCCGCATGTCTGGACCTCCCCTGCCAACGTACAGATCATCGCTACCAATATTTTCAATGCTCTCAGTAAAGCCGATCCGGACAACAGAAACTACTACAGACAGAACCTTGAAGTGTTCATGAAGCAGATAGCACAGACGGACCAGCAGATCAGAAACATTCTGAAAGAGACACCCAAAGGGACCAAATTCATGGTATTCCACCCTTCCTGGGGCTATTTTGCACACGCATACGGGCTGATACAGCTTCCTGTAGAGGTAGAAGGCAAAAGCCCGAAACCACGTGAACTCATCGATCTTATCAAAGAGGCCAGAGCGGAGAAGATCAAAGCCATCTTCACACAACCCGAATTCTCCGATGCCGCAGCGCAGACCATGGCCAACGAATTGAAGATCACCGTGATCAAAGTCTCCCCGCTCAGCACGAACTGGTCTGAGAACCTCCTTACTATTGCACGCAGTATCGCCGGAAAAGAGTAA
- a CDS encoding group III truncated hemoglobin, which translates to MQANTINKENIETMVMTFYKKVLQDDIVGPFFIAKLGDDMSNEHWKPHLKLLVDFWASIALGDPSYRGNPFAPHMYLGELKRETFEQWLKLFYATLDEVYIPRIADQFKERSSIIAGNFMRNLGIQ; encoded by the coding sequence ATGCAGGCAAATACCATCAACAAAGAAAATATAGAGACAATGGTCATGACCTTTTACAAAAAGGTGTTGCAGGATGATATCGTCGGACCGTTCTTCATTGCAAAACTCGGGGATGATATGAGCAATGAGCACTGGAAGCCGCACTTGAAGCTTTTGGTCGATTTCTGGGCTTCCATTGCGCTGGGTGACCCTTCATACAGAGGAAACCCCTTTGCACCGCATATGTATCTGGGAGAGTTGAAGAGAGAAACCTTCGAGCAGTGGCTCAAGCTTTTCTATGCCACACTCGACGAAGTGTATATACCGCGTATCGCGGACCAGTTCAAAGAGCGAAGCAGTATCATCGCGGGAAATTTCATGCGTAATCTCGGGATACAGTAA
- a CDS encoding exonuclease domain-containing protein, translating into MAQYVLFDTETTGNQEADRIIQVGAMIVHSKDNIEVFDELCSTQVPISFEAMEVHNITPDIIEGKPPYAETAFSKKVEELNRTENYLIAHNIAFDLGMLEKEGFVNRYTLIDTVRCAKHLLPDSPNHRLQYLRYALGLYKTEAEEAQKLGITIKAHDAIGDVLVMKLLLSKLVALTQERFPGVNPMQKMAELTQTPVLMKIFKFGKYKDREIEEIANEDLGYIRWMRNNLDLDEDMKFTLDQYL; encoded by the coding sequence ATGGCACAATACGTACTGTTCGACACAGAGACCACAGGAAACCAGGAAGCAGACCGCATCATTCAGGTTGGTGCGATGATCGTACATTCAAAAGACAATATCGAGGTCTTTGACGAACTCTGTTCCACGCAGGTCCCCATCAGCTTCGAAGCAATGGAGGTACACAACATCACACCGGACATCATCGAAGGCAAACCGCCCTACGCAGAGACGGCATTCTCAAAAAAGGTGGAAGAACTCAACCGGACAGAGAACTATCTTATCGCACACAACATCGCTTTTGACCTGGGCATGCTGGAGAAAGAGGGATTTGTAAACCGTTACACACTCATCGATACTGTACGCTGTGCCAAACACCTGCTGCCCGACAGCCCCAACCATAGACTGCAGTACCTCAGATACGCACTTGGACTCTACAAGACCGAAGCGGAAGAGGCCCAGAAACTGGGTATCACCATCAAAGCGCATGATGCCATCGGTGATGTACTGGTCATGAAACTGCTGCTCTCAAAACTTGTTGCACTCACGCAGGAGCGTTTTCCTGGGGTCAACCCCATGCAGAAAATGGCTGAACTCACACAGACACCGGTATTGATGAAGATCTTCAAGTTCGGAAAATACAAAGACAGGGAGATAGAGGAGATCGCCAATGAAGACCTCGGCTACATCCGCTGGATGCGAAACAACCTCGATCTGGATGAAGATATGAAATTTACACTGGACCAGTATCTCTAA
- a CDS encoding iron-sulfur cluster assembly scaffold protein, giving the protein MTMDAQLIEHMMNPKNYGTLAASNAEGIGKNPENGEKVAIYLRVLDDEDQPYIDDIAFQAIGCTTTVVAGSMLTEEAKGLNLNGVYNLVDATMKLLDKLPPEDAACSEMVALAIKAAADTYVKRQEDPEYPAITYQVENSCVVKEETEKKENA; this is encoded by the coding sequence ATGACAATGGATGCACAGCTCATCGAACATATGATGAACCCCAAGAACTACGGCACACTTGCCGCTTCCAATGCCGAAGGTATCGGGAAGAACCCGGAAAATGGCGAGAAGGTGGCCATTTATCTCAGAGTGCTGGACGATGAGGACCAGCCCTATATTGACGATATAGCCTTTCAGGCGATCGGATGTACGACGACAGTAGTGGCCGGTTCCATGCTGACCGAAGAGGCAAAAGGGCTCAACCTGAACGGTGTCTACAACCTTGTGGATGCCACGATGAAGCTGCTGGACAAACTGCCTCCCGAAGACGCTGCCTGTTCGGAGATGGTCGCACTGGCGATCAAGGCAGCGGCAGATACCTATGTGAAGCGGCAGGAAGATCCGGAGTATCCGGCTATTACCTATCAGGTCGAGAACAGTTGTGTGGTCAAAGAAGAGACAGAAAAAAAGGAAAATGCATGA